Proteins encoded together in one Lathyrus oleraceus cultivar Zhongwan6 chromosome 5, CAAS_Psat_ZW6_1.0, whole genome shotgun sequence window:
- the LOC127079400 gene encoding uncharacterized mitochondrial protein AtMg00810-like, producing the protein MAYILLYVDDIILITSTEVLRQSIMSLLASEFAMKDLGSLSYFLGIVVSRHPDGIFLSQSTYASEIIERVGMASYKPSVTPVDTKQKLNTSSDTSYEDPSLYRSLAEALQYLTFTRLDISYDVQQVCLHMHAPRTEHMLALKRILRYVQGTLHVRLHLSPSPIIKLISYTDAYWGGCPDTKRFTSGYCVFLGDNLISWSSKRQPTLSHSSAEAKYRGLPMLSLNRHQHIKHIEMDIHFVREKVLRGQARVLHVPLRHQIADIFTKGLSRILFEDFRTNLSIFEPPASTAGV; encoded by the exons ATGGCCTACATTCTGCTGTATGTAGACGACATCATCCTCATCACCTCCACCGAGGTCCTCCGCCAATCAATTATGTCACTCTTAGCATCTGAGTTTGCAATGAAGGATTTAGGCTCTCTAAGTTACTTTTTGGGTATTGTAGTATCTCGTCATCCTGATGGCATATTTCTCAGTCAAAGCACTTATGCTTCGGAGATCATTGAACGTGTTGGCATGGCGTCCTATAAACCATCAGTCACTCCTGTTGACACCAAGCAGAAACTTAATACCTCCTCCGACACTTCTTATGAGGATCCCTCCTTGTATCGGAGTCTTGCAGAGGCCCTACAGTATCTCACCTTCACTCGACTTGATATATCATATGATGTTCAACAAGTTTGTCTTCACATGCATGCCCCTCGCACAGAACACATGCTTGCTCTTAAGCGCATTTTACGTTATGTACAAGGCACCTTGCATGTTAGACTACACTTATCCCCATCTCCCATTATAAAGCTTATCTCCTACACTGACGCTTATTGGGGTGGATGTCCTGACACCAAACGTTTTACATCTGGTTACTGTGTTTTTCTAGGTGACAACCTTATTTCTTGGTCTTCCAAAAGGCAGCCAACTCTCTCCCATTCCAGTGCTGAAGCCAAATATAGGGGGTTGCCAATGTTGTCTCTGAATCGT CATCAGCACATTAAGCATATTGAGATGGACATTCATTTTGTTCGGGAAAAGGTACTTCGTGGTCAGGCTCGCGTCCTTCATGTTCCCTTAAGACACCAGATCGCAGACATCTTCACCAAAGGACTTTCTCGCATTCTCTTTGAGGATTTTC